One Ranitomeya variabilis isolate aRanVar5 chromosome 5, aRanVar5.hap1, whole genome shotgun sequence DNA window includes the following coding sequences:
- the LOC143774936 gene encoding zinc finger MYM-type protein 1-like, with product MAMANLSFRGHREKIGEISNGNFLSIIELLAEYDHVLKELLQLPLGTTKYLSPKIQNEVIDILAKQLQDVIVGEIKASQFFSIIMDTTQDISKVDQLSQIFRYVTVCRDESERATAINIQEVFLGYHAVEDPSAAGLENDILKCIESKGLQLSKCRGQGYDGAATMRGVYTGVQARILKREKNALYVHCAAHNLNLVIQDAVSNVPETSRFFEVLQSLYVFFGESITRWSVLQSFTTESSLTLKTLCPTRWSSRYDSLIALRFRFVDVLKALSKLILTSTKAKEREEAMALRTKIESFEFVLLIVVQSKILDKINTISKVLQSDHMDLSNAAHLIQSTIEHLSSYRDQFEDSKKTAITLAEKWGISAVFANKRIAKVKRYSDELSLDERLQDPERRFKTAVFYATLDIIVSQLTSRFSSMSTIVERFKIVQPSVLSTESDDDLFQAAVRFQQYYEEDISCDFPGQLLGFRATLQNEIVKSPTVKDLAHLLIIDNAALSSTLPDVCTALLLFLTLPVTVASAERAFSKLALIKNYLRSTMSQQRLSGLALLSIENERARKLDIPAIVDKFADLKARRRKF from the coding sequence ATGGCTATGGCCAATCTATCCTTCCGTGGGCATAGAGAAAAGATAGGCGAGATTAGTAATGGAAACTTTCTTTCTATAATAGAACTCCTAGCAGAATATGATCATGTATTGAAGGAGCTCCTCCAGTTACCTTTAGGAACAACAAAATATCTAAGCCCCAAAATTCAAAACGAAGTTATAGATATTCTTGCAAAACAACTTCAAGATGTCATTGTAGGTGAAATTAAAGCTTCTCAGTTTTTTTCCATAATTATGGACACTACTCAAGACATATCCAAAGTTGACCAGTTAAGTCAAATATTCCGGTATGTGACTGTATGCAGGGATGAGAGTGAAAGGGCAACTGCTATAAACATACAAGAGGTGTTTTTAGGCTATCATGCAGTTGAAGACCCTAGTGCTGCAGGACTTGAGAATGATATTCTCAAGTGCATAGAAAGTAAGGGCCTACAGCTGTCAAAATGTCGGGGCCAGGGTTATGATGGGGCTGCCACAATGAGAGGAGTTTATACAGGAGTTCAGGCTCGCATTCTAAAGCGAGAAAAGAATGCCTTGTATGTTCACTGTGCAGCCCATAACCTTAACTTGGTTATACAGGATGCTGTGAGCAATGTTCCTGAGACTTCACGATTTTTTGAGGTGTTGCAGAGTTTGTATGTCTTTTTTGGAGAAAGCATCACTCGGTGGTCTGTTTTACAATCCTTCACCACTGAATCCTCTCTCACCCTAAAAACCTTATGCCCTACACGATGGTCATCCCGTTACGACTCACTAATTGCACTTCGCTTTCGGTTTGTTGATGTCCTTAAGGCACTCTCTAAGTTGATATTGACATCCACCAAAGCTAAAGAGAGGGAAGAGGCTATGGCCCTTAGGACAAAAATTGAATCTTTTGAGTTTGTCCTCCTTATTGTTGTGCAGAGCAAAATTCTGGACAAGATAAATACTATCTCAAAGGTTCTTCAGTCAGACCATATGGATCTATCCAATGCTGCCCACTTAATTCAGAGTACCATAGAACATCTTAGCAGCTATAGAGACCAATTTGAGGATAGCAAAAAAACTGCCATCACACTTGCTGAAAAGTGGGGAATTTCTGCAGTGTTTGCAAATAAAAGGATTGCAAAAGTAAAGAGATACAGTGATGAGCTGAGCTTGGATGAGAGACTGCAGGATCCGGAGCGGAGATTTAAAACTGCTGTTTTTTATGCCACTTTAGACATAATCGTGTCTCAGTTAACAAGTAGGTTTAGTAGCATGAGCACAATAGTTGAAAGATTTAAGATCGTTCAGCCATCTGTATTGTCTACTGAATCAGATGATGACCTATTTCAAGCTGCAGTGCGATTTCAGCAGTATTATGAGGAGGATATATCCTGCGATTTTCCTGGGCAGCTACTTGGCTTCCGTGCAACACTTCAAAATGAGATAGTCAAGTCCCCCACAGTCAAAGATCTGGCTCATCTACTTATTATAGACAATGCTGCTTTGTCATCTACACTCCCAGATGTGTGTACAGCATTGTTGCTTTTTCTCACATTGCCAGTTACAGTTGCCTCAGCAGAAAGGGCATTTTCTAAATTGGCCTTGATTAAAAATTACCTAAGAAGCACCATGTCACAACAAAGGCTTTCTGGGCTTGCCCTGTTAAGCATTGAAAACGAAAGAGCCAGAAAACTGGACATTCCGGCAATTGTTGATAAATTTGCTGATTTGAAAGCAAGGCGGCGCAAGTTCTAA